One Tachysurus fulvidraco isolate hzauxx_2018 chromosome 2, HZAU_PFXX_2.0, whole genome shotgun sequence DNA segment encodes these proteins:
- the stx6 gene encoding syntaxin-6 isoform X4 has protein sequence MSMEDPFFVVKGEVQKAVNTAQGLYQRWTELLQDPGSATKEEIDWTTNELRNSLRSIEWDLEDLDETISIVEANPRKFNLDSMELNKRKAFITNTRQTVKDMKDQMANQAMSLSDKKSRQTLMGEGGSRGPIWQPGGDKYTRLDRELQSANSQFIDEQQSQQQLMAEQQDEQLELVSGTIGVLKNMSERIGQELDEQAVMLDDFSHEMDNTQSRLDNMMKKLAKVSHMTSEPPHAS, from the exons ATGTCGATGGAAGACCCGTTTTTTGTTGTGAAAGG GGAGGTCCAGAAGGCGGTGAACACTGCCCAGGGTCTGTATCAGAGATGGACCGAACTGTTGCAGGACCCTGGTAGTGCCACTAAAGAGGAGATCGACTGGACCACCAATGAGCTGAGGAACAGCTTGAGGTCTATAGAATGGGATCTTGAGGACTTGGATGAGACCATTA GTATTGTGGAAGCAAATCCACGGAAGTTCAATCTTGATTCCATGGAGCTGAACAAGCGGAAAGCTTTCATAACCAACACAAGGCAGACTGTCAAG gatatGAAAGATCAAATGGCAAATCAGGCCATGTCTCTGTCAGACAAGAAAAGCAGACAG ACTCTGATGGGAGAAGGAGGGTCGCGTGGACCGATCTGGCAACCGGGAGGAGATAAATACACACGTCTAGACCGAGAACTGCAGTCAGCCAACTCTCAGTTTATTGACGAGCAACAATCTCAGCAACAG CTCATGGCGGAGCAGCAGGATGAGCAGTTGGAGCTGGTGTCAGGGACCATTGGCGTATTGAAGAACATGTCTGAACGGATTGGACAGGAGCTGGACGAACAGGCAGT AATGCTGGATGATTTTTCTCATGAGATGGACAATACCCAGTCCAGGTTGGATAATATGATGAAAAAGCTGGCTAAAGTTTCCCACATGACTAGTG AACCACCCCATGCTtcctga
- the stx6 gene encoding syntaxin-6 isoform X3: MSMEDPFFVVKGEVQKAVNTAQGLYQRWTELLQDPGSATKEEIDWTTNELRNSLRSIEWDLEDLDETISIVEANPRKFNLDSMELNKRKAFITNTRQTVKDMKDQMANQAMSLSDKKSRQTLMGEGGSRGPIWQPGGDKYTRLDRELQSANSQFIDEQQSQQQLMAEQQDEQLELVSGTIGVLKNMSERIGQELDEQAVMLDDFSHEMDNTQSRLDNMMKKLAKVSHMTSVWSSSL; this comes from the exons ATGTCGATGGAAGACCCGTTTTTTGTTGTGAAAGG GGAGGTCCAGAAGGCGGTGAACACTGCCCAGGGTCTGTATCAGAGATGGACCGAACTGTTGCAGGACCCTGGTAGTGCCACTAAAGAGGAGATCGACTGGACCACCAATGAGCTGAGGAACAGCTTGAGGTCTATAGAATGGGATCTTGAGGACTTGGATGAGACCATTA GTATTGTGGAAGCAAATCCACGGAAGTTCAATCTTGATTCCATGGAGCTGAACAAGCGGAAAGCTTTCATAACCAACACAAGGCAGACTGTCAAG gatatGAAAGATCAAATGGCAAATCAGGCCATGTCTCTGTCAGACAAGAAAAGCAGACAG ACTCTGATGGGAGAAGGAGGGTCGCGTGGACCGATCTGGCAACCGGGAGGAGATAAATACACACGTCTAGACCGAGAACTGCAGTCAGCCAACTCTCAGTTTATTGACGAGCAACAATCTCAGCAACAG CTCATGGCGGAGCAGCAGGATGAGCAGTTGGAGCTGGTGTCAGGGACCATTGGCGTATTGAAGAACATGTCTGAACGGATTGGACAGGAGCTGGACGAACAGGCAGT AATGCTGGATGATTTTTCTCATGAGATGGACAATACCCAGTCCAGGTTGGATAATATGATGAAAAAGCTGGCTAAAGTTTCCCACATGACTAGTG TCTGGTCCAGCTCTTTGTAG
- the stx6 gene encoding syntaxin-6 isoform X2, producing MSMEDPFFVVKGEVQKAVNTAQGLYQRWTELLQDPGSATKEEIDWTTNELRNSLRSIEWDLEDLDETISIVEANPRKFNLDSMELNKRKAFITNTRQTVKDMKDQMANQAMSLSDKKSRQTLMGEGGSRGPIWQPGGDKYTRLDRELQSANSQFIDEQQSQQQLMAEQQDEQLELVSGTIGVLKNMSERIGQELDEQAVMLDDFSHEMDNTQSRLDNMMKKLAKVSHMTSDRRQWCAIGILLAILFVVIILLIVL from the exons ATGTCGATGGAAGACCCGTTTTTTGTTGTGAAAGG GGAGGTCCAGAAGGCGGTGAACACTGCCCAGGGTCTGTATCAGAGATGGACCGAACTGTTGCAGGACCCTGGTAGTGCCACTAAAGAGGAGATCGACTGGACCACCAATGAGCTGAGGAACAGCTTGAGGTCTATAGAATGGGATCTTGAGGACTTGGATGAGACCATTA GTATTGTGGAAGCAAATCCACGGAAGTTCAATCTTGATTCCATGGAGCTGAACAAGCGGAAAGCTTTCATAACCAACACAAGGCAGACTGTCAAG gatatGAAAGATCAAATGGCAAATCAGGCCATGTCTCTGTCAGACAAGAAAAGCAGACAG ACTCTGATGGGAGAAGGAGGGTCGCGTGGACCGATCTGGCAACCGGGAGGAGATAAATACACACGTCTAGACCGAGAACTGCAGTCAGCCAACTCTCAGTTTATTGACGAGCAACAATCTCAGCAACAG CTCATGGCGGAGCAGCAGGATGAGCAGTTGGAGCTGGTGTCAGGGACCATTGGCGTATTGAAGAACATGTCTGAACGGATTGGACAGGAGCTGGACGAACAGGCAGT AATGCTGGATGATTTTTCTCATGAGATGGACAATACCCAGTCCAGGTTGGATAATATGATGAAAAAGCTGGCTAAAGTTTCCCACATGACTAGTG ACCGGCGACAATGGTGTGCTATTGGCATTTTGTTGGCCATCCTATTCGTTGTGATCATCCTCCTCATTGTTCTGTGA
- the stx6 gene encoding syntaxin-6 isoform X1, protein MSMEDPFFVVKGEVQKAVNTAQGLYQRWTELLQDPGSATKEEIDWTTNELRNSLRSIEWDLEDLDETISIVEANPRKFNLDSMELNKRKAFITNTRQTVKDMKDQMANQAMSLSDKKSRQTLMGEGGSRGPIWQPGGDKYTRLDRELQSANSQFIDEQQSQQQLMAEQQDEQLELVSGTIGVLKNMSERIGQELDEQAVMLDDFSHEMDNTQSRLDNMMKKLAKVSHMTSAVSMRSIITYSLWKGRNIDLSALPHSCCPDWETYHQIHHFVI, encoded by the exons ATGTCGATGGAAGACCCGTTTTTTGTTGTGAAAGG GGAGGTCCAGAAGGCGGTGAACACTGCCCAGGGTCTGTATCAGAGATGGACCGAACTGTTGCAGGACCCTGGTAGTGCCACTAAAGAGGAGATCGACTGGACCACCAATGAGCTGAGGAACAGCTTGAGGTCTATAGAATGGGATCTTGAGGACTTGGATGAGACCATTA GTATTGTGGAAGCAAATCCACGGAAGTTCAATCTTGATTCCATGGAGCTGAACAAGCGGAAAGCTTTCATAACCAACACAAGGCAGACTGTCAAG gatatGAAAGATCAAATGGCAAATCAGGCCATGTCTCTGTCAGACAAGAAAAGCAGACAG ACTCTGATGGGAGAAGGAGGGTCGCGTGGACCGATCTGGCAACCGGGAGGAGATAAATACACACGTCTAGACCGAGAACTGCAGTCAGCCAACTCTCAGTTTATTGACGAGCAACAATCTCAGCAACAG CTCATGGCGGAGCAGCAGGATGAGCAGTTGGAGCTGGTGTCAGGGACCATTGGCGTATTGAAGAACATGTCTGAACGGATTGGACAGGAGCTGGACGAACAGGCAGT AATGCTGGATGATTTTTCTCATGAGATGGACAATACCCAGTCCAGGTTGGATAATATGATGAAAAAGCTGGCTAAAGTTTCCCACATGACTAGTG CTGTTTCGATGAGATCCATCATTACCTATTCTCTCTGGAAAGGCAGGAATATTGATCTCTCAGCCCTCCCCCATTCCTGCTGTCCAGACTGGGAAACATATCACCAGATTCACCATTTTGTAATTTAA